A portion of the Intestinibacillus sp. Marseille-P6563 genome contains these proteins:
- a CDS encoding ComEC/Rec2 family competence protein produces the protein MWYLPLFTLTFLCAVWVEIQYDPVIQHLWFLPVCILIAAMVVILCRHWKKRNLLISLLLGGCVGFAYAGLFVGMVHAPLASLDGQKARISAIVTDYAEQYEDTQRVSLKVDTKASGISFWMSSFDTMAYLPLTDTELEPGDRIEAKVSFYEGSNNGGFDRASYYSGRNMHILATCENALTFEVEKATSVPWTLRPLVWTHSLKQNLHDALSDTDAAFLEALLFGDKDALPLSIQQDFQKAGLSHVMAVSGMHVGFLVMFFLLILGRRIGLCVSLLALVIFVPMTGATPSVIRAAIMYAFVAIGFFLRREHSALHSLCAALLVLLCYNPYALQSLSLQLSFLATLGLILFGTPLQTKMLAPLKERECPFWIYKILRVFAGAIACSICASIFTVPVLLHSFGYVSVASIAANLLTVGVFAVLFVAGFGICFSIPVLGNVLAVCIYGLCAYAFSVAHAIGNIPSLLLYGDFWYVQAGIVLLYGAVIAAWLLRRYVRFSYAAALACTILLLTLGINADTLSRKYDIQVFSSGSGQCIAVSYAQNSLAVIDCATAQNAVDSLTQYMDWNGFSKIELLIITSLDKTHARDLPELLQTVPVGHLILPSDYTENDFSAEVLQLAEQKQVPVTVWQGEGELPVGDTRFGLSLIDGIPKKLGVRIRQGNQELLTLHSFTPKMLEELFSLQQVTCDSVILSKSFLDEAPDQLVQQLQPQQIYLPTPYEDSGKIAGIPIQTTKQSGDLLFREILPRGGV, from the coding sequence ATGTGGTATTTGCCGTTGTTCACGCTGACCTTTTTATGTGCCGTGTGGGTGGAAATACAATACGATCCTGTGATTCAGCATTTGTGGTTCTTGCCCGTATGCATCCTGATTGCCGCGATGGTCGTTATCCTTTGCCGGCACTGGAAGAAGCGCAATCTGCTCATCAGCCTGCTTTTGGGAGGATGTGTTGGATTTGCCTACGCCGGATTATTTGTGGGCATGGTTCATGCGCCACTGGCCAGTCTGGATGGTCAAAAGGCACGGATTTCGGCTATTGTCACCGATTATGCCGAGCAATATGAAGATACACAGCGCGTTTCCCTGAAAGTCGATACGAAGGCATCCGGCATCTCTTTTTGGATGTCTTCGTTTGATACGATGGCGTATCTTCCTTTGACCGATACCGAACTGGAGCCCGGCGATCGGATTGAAGCCAAGGTTTCTTTTTATGAAGGCTCAAACAATGGGGGATTTGACCGGGCATCGTATTATTCCGGCCGCAACATGCACATCTTGGCCACATGCGAAAATGCTTTGACCTTTGAAGTCGAAAAAGCTACTTCTGTCCCATGGACACTGCGGCCGTTGGTTTGGACGCATTCTCTCAAACAAAACCTACATGATGCTTTATCGGATACCGATGCCGCATTTCTAGAAGCGTTATTGTTCGGTGATAAAGATGCGTTGCCGCTCTCTATCCAACAGGATTTCCAAAAGGCTGGCCTAAGTCATGTGATGGCTGTATCGGGCATGCATGTAGGTTTTCTGGTCATGTTTTTCCTGCTCATTTTGGGTCGGCGCATCGGACTGTGTGTTTCTTTACTCGCTCTTGTGATCTTTGTCCCCATGACAGGCGCTACACCTTCGGTCATTCGTGCAGCGATTATGTACGCTTTCGTGGCGATTGGTTTCTTTTTACGGCGGGAACACAGTGCGCTGCATTCTTTATGTGCCGCTTTGTTGGTCCTGCTATGCTACAATCCTTATGCACTGCAAAGCTTGAGTTTGCAGTTGTCTTTTTTGGCAACCTTGGGCCTGATTCTGTTTGGAACACCTCTGCAAACCAAAATGCTGGCGCCGTTAAAGGAACGGGAATGTCCCTTCTGGATTTATAAAATCTTGCGAGTATTCGCCGGTGCAATCGCCTGCTCGATCTGCGCCTCGATTTTTACAGTGCCAGTCTTGCTCCATTCCTTTGGATATGTATCGGTTGCATCGATTGCGGCCAATCTATTGACCGTTGGTGTATTTGCGGTTTTGTTTGTCGCAGGCTTCGGCATTTGTTTTAGTATCCCGGTTTTGGGAAATGTCTTAGCGGTTTGTATCTATGGGTTGTGTGCGTATGCGTTTTCGGTTGCGCATGCAATCGGGAATATTCCATCTTTGCTGCTATACGGCGATTTTTGGTACGTGCAAGCTGGCATTGTATTACTGTATGGGGCTGTGATCGCGGCTTGGCTGCTTAGGCGCTATGTTCGATTTTCCTATGCAGCCGCGCTAGCATGCACCATCTTGCTTTTGACCTTAGGCATCAATGCGGATACACTCTCTCGAAAATATGACATTCAAGTGTTCTCCAGTGGCAGCGGACAATGTATTGCTGTTTCCTATGCCCAAAACAGCTTAGCCGTGATTGACTGCGCTACCGCACAAAATGCAGTGGATAGCTTAACCCAGTACATGGACTGGAATGGATTTTCCAAAATCGAACTGCTGATCATCACTTCGCTCGACAAGACCCATGCCCGCGACTTGCCAGAGTTATTGCAAACTGTTCCGGTCGGCCATCTTATTCTGCCATCTGACTACACAGAAAATGATTTTTCTGCGGAGGTTTTACAGCTTGCCGAACAAAAACAGGTTCCCGTAACCGTTTGGCAGGGGGAGGGAGAACTACCGGTTGGTGATACGCGGTTTGGCCTTTCTCTGATTGACGGGATACCGAAAAAATTAGGTGTCCGTATCCGGCAAGGAAATCAAGAACTTTTGACATTACATAGCTTTACACCCAAAATGCTCGAAGAACTTTTCAGTCTGCAACAGGTGACCTGCGATTCGGTCATTCTTTCGAAGTCGTTTCTGGACGAAGCTCCAGACCAACTGGTGCAGCAGCTTCAACCGCAGCAAATCTATCTGCCAACTCCTTATGAGGACAGCGGAAAGATTGCTGGCATTCCCATACAGACTACAAAGCAAAGTGGGGATTTATTGTTCCGAGAGATTTTACCGCGTGGAGGTGTGTGA
- a CDS encoding histidine triad nucleotide-binding protein, with amino-acid sequence MSDCIFCKIAGKEIPSRPVYEDDLCYAFYDLEPQAPTHFLVIPKQHIACALDIDASNAAIVGHCYAVIAKVAKQLGIESYRVVTNCGEQAGQTVFHLHFHVLAGRDMTWPPG; translated from the coding sequence ATGAGTGATTGCATCTTCTGTAAGATTGCCGGGAAGGAGATCCCATCTCGACCGGTGTATGAGGACGATCTGTGTTATGCTTTCTATGACCTGGAACCGCAGGCGCCGACCCATTTCCTGGTCATTCCAAAGCAGCACATTGCCTGTGCGTTGGATATTGATGCATCCAATGCTGCAATCGTCGGCCACTGTTATGCGGTGATTGCCAAGGTAGCCAAACAGCTTGGTATCGAAAGCTATCGCGTGGTCACCAACTGTGGCGAACAAGCCGGACAAACGGTATTCCATCTGCATTTTCATGTTCTGGCTGGCCGAGATATGACTTGGCCGCCGGGCTAA
- the alaS gene encoding alanine--tRNA ligase, with product MQYRGLNELREMYLKFFESKDHLRLPSFSLIPQNDASLLLINSGMAPMKPYFTGEIEPPRHRVTTCQKCIRTGDIENVGKTARHGTFFEMLGNFSFGDYFKREAIHWSWEFLTSPEWVGIDPNLLYPSIYQDDEEAFEIWNKEIGIPAERIFRFGKEDNFWEHGSGPCGPCSEIYYDRGAEFGCGKPGCTVGCDCDRYMEVWNNVFSQFDNDGHGNYTELKQKNIDTGMGLERLACVVQGVGSLFEVDTVRNIMKHIERIAGVEYHKDEKTDISLRVITDHIRSTVMMVCDGVIPSNEGRGYVLRRLLRRAARHGKLLGINRPFLCEVCDTVIEESGGAYPELHEKSAYIHKVIEMEEARFDATIDSGLSILNDMIAAVKGEGKTELPAADAFKLYDTYGFPIDLTLEILEEQGMTTDRVGFDALMDEQRKRAREDRKKMGDLGWASEDLGLDKSLKTQFDGYTVFEEQATVLAIVANGELAGSAATGEKVTIVLDHTPFYAESGGQVPDHGTLTSTKGAVVTIQDVQKTKDGKFLHSGVVETGVLAVEDTVDAKIDLARRQAIARSHTATHLLQKALRTVLGTHVEQAGSYTDADHVRFDFTHFAALTPEELTQVEEMVNDAILAGYPVVTEEMPIDEAKKRGAMALFGEKYGDRVRVVQAGDFSIELCGGTHLSNTAQAGIFKIVSEASVAAGVRRIEAITGKGVLAFINEKQRMITDAAKALKTTPAEMLQRVEQVMADIREMGKNIDKLSAKIANMQLVDLFNVSRDVKGVNVIAVKLDDVNMDTMRQMGDTIKERAPKMVAVLSTVIGGKINFLCVCGPEAVKTGAHAGKIVKATAAICGGGGGGRPDSATAGGKNVDKLEEALEAVNNIVAEQLG from the coding sequence ATGCAGTACAGAGGCTTAAATGAGCTTCGAGAAATGTATCTGAAATTTTTTGAAAGCAAGGATCATCTGCGTCTGCCCAGCTTTTCGCTGATTCCGCAGAACGATGCTTCTCTGCTCCTGATCAACTCGGGTATGGCGCCGATGAAGCCCTACTTCACCGGCGAAATTGAGCCGCCCCGTCACCGTGTTACCACTTGCCAGAAGTGCATCCGTACCGGTGACATTGAAAACGTCGGTAAGACCGCCCGTCATGGTACTTTCTTTGAAATGCTAGGCAACTTCTCGTTTGGCGACTATTTCAAGCGGGAAGCAATCCACTGGAGCTGGGAGTTCCTGACCTCTCCGGAGTGGGTAGGCATTGATCCGAATCTGCTGTATCCGTCTATCTATCAGGACGATGAAGAAGCTTTTGAAATTTGGAACAAGGAGATTGGCATTCCGGCAGAGCGTATCTTCCGCTTTGGCAAGGAAGATAACTTCTGGGAGCATGGTTCCGGTCCCTGTGGTCCGTGTTCGGAAATCTACTACGATCGTGGCGCAGAATTTGGCTGCGGCAAGCCGGGCTGCACGGTTGGCTGTGACTGCGACCGCTATATGGAAGTTTGGAACAACGTTTTTTCCCAGTTTGATAACGATGGCCATGGCAACTATACCGAACTGAAGCAGAAGAACATCGATACCGGCATGGGTCTGGAACGTCTGGCCTGTGTGGTACAGGGTGTTGGTTCGCTGTTTGAAGTGGATACGGTCCGCAACATCATGAAGCATATCGAGCGCATTGCTGGTGTGGAATATCACAAGGACGAAAAGACCGATATTTCGCTGCGCGTTATCACTGACCACATCCGTTCGACCGTTATGATGGTTTGCGATGGCGTCATTCCGTCCAACGAAGGCCGCGGCTATGTACTGCGCCGCCTGCTGCGCCGGGCAGCCCGTCATGGTAAGCTGTTGGGCATCAATCGTCCGTTCCTGTGCGAAGTTTGCGATACCGTAATCGAAGAGAGCGGCGGAGCTTATCCGGAACTGCATGAGAAGAGCGCTTATATCCATAAGGTCATTGAGATGGAAGAAGCGCGCTTTGATGCGACGATTGACTCTGGTCTGTCGATCCTCAATGATATGATCGCAGCCGTCAAGGGCGAGGGCAAGACCGAACTGCCCGCAGCGGATGCCTTCAAGCTATATGACACCTATGGCTTCCCGATCGACCTGACGCTCGAAATCCTGGAAGAGCAGGGCATGACCACCGATCGTGTTGGTTTTGATGCCTTGATGGACGAGCAGCGCAAGCGTGCGCGCGAAGACCGCAAGAAGATGGGCGATCTTGGCTGGGCGAGCGAAGATCTTGGACTGGACAAGTCGCTCAAGACCCAGTTTGATGGATATACCGTTTTTGAGGAGCAGGCCACCGTTCTGGCGATTGTTGCAAATGGCGAACTGGCTGGCTCGGCAGCGACTGGTGAGAAGGTCACGATCGTACTCGACCATACGCCGTTCTATGCGGAATCGGGCGGACAGGTACCGGACCACGGTACGCTCACCAGCACCAAGGGCGCGGTTGTTACTATTCAGGATGTGCAGAAGACCAAGGACGGCAAATTCCTGCATAGCGGCGTGGTAGAAACGGGCGTACTTGCCGTAGAAGATACGGTGGATGCCAAGATTGATCTGGCACGCCGTCAGGCAATTGCACGTTCGCACACTGCGACCCACTTGCTGCAAAAGGCATTGCGCACCGTTCTGGGCACCCATGTTGAACAGGCTGGTTCGTATACTGATGCGGATCATGTTCGCTTCGACTTTACCCATTTTGCTGCACTGACTCCGGAAGAGCTGACCCAGGTAGAAGAAATGGTCAACGATGCGATTCTGGCAGGCTATCCGGTTGTCACTGAAGAGATGCCGATTGATGAAGCCAAGAAGCGTGGTGCCATGGCACTCTTTGGTGAAAAGTACGGCGATCGGGTGCGCGTGGTTCAGGCAGGCGACTTCTCGATCGAATTGTGTGGTGGTACCCATCTGTCGAACACGGCACAGGCTGGTATCTTTAAGATCGTCAGCGAAGCTTCGGTTGCAGCTGGTGTGCGTCGTATTGAGGCGATTACCGGTAAGGGCGTGCTGGCATTTATCAACGAAAAGCAGCGCATGATTACCGATGCAGCCAAAGCACTGAAGACTACGCCGGCTGAAATGCTCCAGCGTGTGGAACAGGTAATGGCCGACATCCGTGAGATGGGCAAGAATATCGATAAGCTCTCAGCAAAAATCGCTAATATGCAACTTGTGGATCTGTTCAATGTATCCCGCGATGTCAAGGGCGTGAATGTCATTGCCGTGAAGCTGGATGATGTGAACATGGATACCATGCGCCAGATGGGCGATACCATCAAGGAACGTGCGCCCAAGATGGTTGCCGTTCTTTCGACCGTTATTGGTGGCAAGATCAATTTCTTGTGCGTCTGCGGTCCGGAAGCGGTCAAGACAGGTGCTCATGCAGGTAAGATCGTAAAGGCAACGGCAGCCATTTGCGGTGGTGGCGGCGGCGGCCGTCCGGACAGCGCAACGGCTGGCGGCAAGAATGTTGATAAGTTGGAAGAAGCACTGGAAGCTGTGAACAACATTGTTGCAGAACAGCTTGGTTAA
- a CDS encoding peptidase U32 family protein, whose amino-acid sequence MKQKPEILAPAGDFDKLRFAIAYGADAVYMAGKSFGMRAAAANFDDDALREGIAYAHARGVKCYITVNIIPSNEDLKVLPAYLEFLQEAGADALIVADVGVVAMAKRYAPRVPLHISTQTSILNHEAANFWADLGAERIVLARELSLEDIAEIRQKTPKSLEIEAFVHGAMCISYSGRCLISQYLTGRDANHGACAQPCRWKYNLVEEKRPGEYFPVVEGEGGTYLYNSKDLCMIDHIPELVDAGITSFKIEGRNKTAYYAAGITSAYRRAVDAYCENPEGFALPADIHEEVGKVSHRNYYTGFYFGDPNGQYYEDSQYLRDWEVTGMPISVDGSRATFALKNRFYRGNVLELVQPGKPPYTFTADAVVDEAGEALDVFHHPEMRFTIEFPFEVDPFAILRREKEPQTSKSEA is encoded by the coding sequence ATGAAGCAAAAACCTGAGATTTTAGCGCCGGCAGGAGACTTTGACAAACTGCGCTTTGCAATCGCTTATGGAGCCGATGCGGTATACATGGCCGGAAAGTCGTTCGGCATGCGCGCGGCTGCTGCAAACTTTGATGACGATGCCCTCCGAGAGGGCATCGCCTATGCGCATGCGCGCGGTGTGAAATGTTATATTACGGTCAATATCATTCCTTCTAACGAAGACCTGAAAGTCCTTCCGGCCTATTTGGAATTTTTGCAGGAAGCAGGCGCTGATGCGCTGATTGTTGCTGACGTGGGTGTTGTGGCAATGGCAAAACGGTATGCACCGCGCGTACCGCTTCACATCAGCACCCAAACCAGTATCCTCAATCATGAAGCGGCAAACTTCTGGGCCGATTTAGGGGCGGAACGTATTGTACTGGCCCGGGAACTAAGTCTGGAAGATATTGCAGAGATTCGGCAAAAAACGCCCAAATCTCTGGAAATTGAGGCGTTTGTCCATGGTGCTATGTGCATTTCCTATTCGGGACGCTGCCTGATTTCGCAGTATCTGACCGGACGCGATGCCAACCATGGCGCGTGTGCACAGCCGTGCCGCTGGAAATACAATCTGGTCGAAGAAAAGCGACCGGGCGAGTATTTTCCGGTTGTGGAAGGGGAGGGAGGAACCTACCTCTACAACTCCAAGGACCTGTGCATGATCGATCATATTCCGGAACTGGTCGACGCAGGCATTACCTCTTTCAAAATTGAAGGGCGTAATAAAACCGCGTATTATGCGGCTGGTATTACCTCGGCTTACCGCCGCGCGGTGGATGCCTACTGTGAAAATCCGGAAGGGTTCGCACTGCCGGCCGACATTCATGAGGAAGTCGGCAAAGTCAGCCATCGCAATTACTACACCGGCTTTTACTTTGGCGATCCCAACGGGCAGTATTATGAAGACAGCCAATATCTGCGCGATTGGGAAGTGACCGGTATGCCGATTTCGGTGGATGGTTCGCGCGCGACCTTTGCGCTGAAAAATCGGTTCTATCGCGGTAATGTGCTGGAACTGGTGCAGCCGGGCAAACCGCCTTACACCTTCACCGCTGATGCGGTCGTTGATGAGGCGGGAGAAGCTTTGGATGTGTTTCATCATCCTGAAATGCGGTTTACCATCGAGTTCCCGTTTGAGGTGGACCCGTTTGCTATCCTGCGACGGGAAAAAGAACCCCAGACTTCCAAATCCGAAGCGTGA
- the mltG gene encoding endolytic transglycosylase MltG, with product MLAVVLISIVLSVIVIFVTNDVFALVKDESTIQFTVEENTKISKLSGELDKEGIVNYGLIFKLFLTVTNKNEDVLAGTYELSPAMDYNQIVLALRNADKKQTVEVTIPEGYSLQQIKETLVENHVCTEEDLDEALNDYPFKHEFLEDKLPPEDNWLEGYLFPDTYTFYKNGDAVKDVVNKMLNNFDERYDDAIKEGAENLDRSMDEIVTIASLVEREAKVPEEFAMIAGVIYNRLNSSRFPYLEIDASVLYGLGRTSGTLTAADLETDTPYNTYLHEGLPPGPICNPGYNALYAASHPADHDYYFYVAMPDGSHLFATTNSEHERNKEKAAEAFAEAANSSGEEDTGE from the coding sequence TTGCTTGCTGTTGTTCTCATTTCGATTGTGCTTTCGGTGATCGTCATTTTTGTAACCAACGATGTGTTTGCATTGGTCAAGGACGAAAGTACCATTCAGTTTACTGTCGAAGAGAATACCAAAATCTCAAAATTAAGCGGTGAACTGGACAAAGAGGGAATCGTCAATTACGGTCTGATTTTCAAACTGTTCCTGACCGTGACCAACAAAAACGAAGATGTGCTGGCTGGCACCTATGAACTCAGCCCTGCCATGGACTATAACCAGATTGTTTTGGCACTTCGCAACGCGGATAAAAAGCAAACCGTAGAAGTGACCATTCCCGAAGGTTATAGCTTGCAGCAGATTAAGGAAACGCTGGTGGAAAATCATGTTTGCACCGAAGAAGATTTGGATGAGGCACTCAATGATTATCCGTTTAAGCATGAATTTTTGGAGGATAAGCTGCCGCCCGAAGACAACTGGCTGGAAGGCTATCTCTTCCCGGATACCTATACCTTCTATAAAAACGGCGATGCTGTCAAGGATGTTGTCAATAAAATGCTGAACAACTTCGATGAACGCTATGATGATGCGATCAAGGAAGGTGCAGAGAATCTCGACCGTTCGATGGATGAGATTGTAACCATTGCTTCCCTTGTCGAACGCGAAGCGAAGGTACCCGAAGAATTTGCAATGATTGCCGGTGTTATCTATAACCGTTTGAATAGTTCTCGGTTCCCGTATCTGGAAATCGACGCTTCGGTATTGTATGGTCTGGGTCGTACCAGCGGTACGCTGACCGCGGCTGACTTGGAAACCGATACGCCGTATAATACCTATCTGCATGAAGGCTTGCCGCCGGGACCGATCTGTAATCCGGGTTATAATGCGCTTTATGCAGCATCGCATCCAGCTGACCACGATTATTATTTCTACGTCGCAATGCCCGATGGTTCGCACCTGTTTGCAACCACCAACAGCGAACATGAACGCAACAAGGAAAAGGCCGCCGAAGCTTTTGCAGAAGCAGCCAATAGCAGCGGTGAGGAGGATACCGGGGAATAA
- a CDS encoding CPBP family intramembrane glutamic endopeptidase encodes MKNRAAFLAGLSLFLCFCLLVAGGNVGTWASKGLIAWGILLAEVAAFLVPTVLLILPLRKGERLQIPVSTKRLNVRTVRLSIRLGIAVSLISFLLNLVCLHLFGQDVSSINPASFHASDIGGHFLLYLFAIVIIPAIVEEIYVRGAIFRIFNRYAGTGLSIVLSALVFAMLHGSFYNFLGPFVAGIVFGWLTFVYDSIWPSAIAHLVNNLFYLIILWCTDVYSVFGIWNYFPAICLILVLLFIYLSLGSVERLLLAGRVPHFAQGQHTLVAIRTLIGNPASIAFILAFLAKTVFGVI; translated from the coding sequence ATGAAAAATAGAGCGGCTTTTTTGGCAGGACTTTCCCTTTTTCTCTGCTTTTGCTTGTTGGTCGCAGGCGGCAACGTCGGGACCTGGGCTAGCAAAGGGCTGATTGCTTGGGGGATTTTATTAGCAGAAGTCGCTGCCTTCCTGGTGCCGACGGTCCTACTGATTTTACCGCTTCGAAAAGGAGAGCGGTTGCAGATTCCGGTTTCAACCAAGCGGCTGAATGTCCGAACGGTGCGACTTTCCATCCGGCTTGGTATCGCGGTTTCTCTGATCTCGTTTTTGCTCAATCTGGTGTGCCTACATCTGTTTGGACAAGATGTGTCGTCCATCAACCCGGCCTCTTTCCATGCATCGGATATTGGCGGTCACTTCCTTCTATATTTGTTCGCCATTGTCATTATTCCAGCTATTGTCGAAGAAATCTATGTGCGTGGCGCAATTTTTCGGATTTTTAATCGCTATGCCGGCACGGGGCTGAGTATTGTATTATCTGCCTTAGTATTTGCCATGCTGCATGGTTCGTTCTACAACTTCCTGGGACCTTTTGTCGCAGGTATTGTCTTTGGCTGGCTGACCTTTGTGTATGATTCTATCTGGCCGTCTGCCATTGCCCATTTGGTCAATAATCTGTTTTATCTGATTATCCTGTGGTGCACCGATGTATACAGTGTATTCGGCATCTGGAACTATTTCCCGGCTATTTGTCTGATTTTGGTTCTGCTTTTTATTTACTTATCACTCGGTTCGGTCGAACGTCTGTTGCTCGCCGGTCGAGTGCCTCATTTTGCGCAAGGACAACATACTCTGGTTGCCATTCGCACTCTGATCGGAAACCCTGCATCGATTGCGTTTATTTTGGCCTTTTTGGCGAAAACGGTGTTCGGTGTGATTTAA
- a CDS encoding 5-formyltetrahydrofolate cyclo-ligase has product MTLPQNKQQLRQQMKRLRQNLSSAERKAQNHAIAQRVLSDPAFLQAKTVFCYCSTAQEIDTYPILQAALSQKKQLCLPRTLPLGQMEARQIFHLEQLQPASYGILEPGCDSPLIAPEEIDLCIIPCLAADLNGHRLGYGGGYYDRFLPRTHATHMVLCAQARLFSQIPSQEHDITCDIILTESQVIRFHEK; this is encoded by the coding sequence ATGACACTGCCGCAGAATAAACAGCAACTTCGGCAGCAGATGAAGCGGCTTCGGCAAAACTTATCTTCTGCCGAGCGGAAGGCACAAAATCACGCCATTGCTCAGCGTGTCCTGAGCGACCCTGCATTTTTACAGGCAAAAACCGTATTTTGTTATTGCTCGACCGCGCAGGAGATCGATACATACCCCATTTTGCAAGCTGCTCTATCCCAGAAAAAACAACTCTGTTTGCCGCGTACCCTACCATTGGGACAAATGGAAGCTCGCCAGATTTTTCATCTTGAACAGTTGCAGCCTGCATCCTACGGCATCTTAGAGCCGGGATGTGATTCTCCTCTGATTGCACCAGAGGAGATCGATCTTTGCATTATTCCATGCCTGGCAGCCGATTTAAACGGGCATCGTTTGGGGTACGGCGGCGGCTATTATGACCGCTTTTTGCCGCGCACACATGCTACTCATATGGTACTTTGCGCGCAGGCCCGTCTATTTTCACAAATTCCCTCGCAGGAACACGATATCACCTGCGATATCATTCTTACAGAAAGTCAGGTGATACGCTTCCATGAAAAATAG
- a CDS encoding DJ-1 family glyoxalase III — MVYVFLADGFEEVEALTPVDLLRRAGAEVKTVGITGKTVTGARGVPVVADILPEEVDRDEMDMIVLPGGMPGTMNLNESEFVRDTVQFCADHDRYIGAICAAPSVILGGMDLLHHRRAICYPGMEDGMTCANVVHQNCCVDGRIITGRAAGAAFDFALALCTAVMGKAAAKQVAESVCYDTAAE; from the coding sequence ATGGTATACGTATTTTTAGCAGATGGTTTTGAAGAAGTTGAGGCTTTGACGCCTGTGGATTTGCTGCGTCGCGCAGGAGCAGAAGTCAAGACCGTGGGAATCACGGGCAAAACCGTAACGGGTGCGCGCGGCGTCCCGGTTGTAGCGGACATCCTGCCGGAAGAAGTCGACCGGGATGAAATGGACATGATCGTCCTGCCGGGAGGTATGCCGGGGACGATGAATTTGAACGAATCTGAATTCGTACGGGATACTGTTCAGTTCTGCGCCGATCATGACCGCTATATTGGAGCCATCTGTGCAGCACCGTCGGTGATTTTGGGCGGCATGGATCTGCTGCATCATCGGCGCGCCATCTGCTATCCCGGGATGGAAGATGGGATGACCTGCGCGAATGTCGTGCATCAGAACTGCTGTGTGGATGGACGCATCATCACAGGGCGTGCGGCAGGCGCTGCTTTTGATTTTGCGCTCGCATTGTGCACGGCTGTCATGGGGAAGGCAGCTGCAAAACAGGTTGCAGAATCGGTCTGCTATGACACTGCCGCAGAATAA
- a CDS encoding GNAT family N-acetyltransferase, translating into MRQNQELTIRFANDGDTPAVIALWEQCFPGEAAFQNYFFSRLYRPKCNLLLLREGVLCAMAQMLPYTLQNGSIAEEVTYIYGACTHPAHRRQHLMDRLLHESFAIDRANGRAASILIPQEEWLFGFYAQFGYQTAFPISSMTIQEKVTAPALSVRPVQAADFSAMDCLYHRFLGPGPYLRRSEAEWDKQLSLFQNTGGEVLCAYEADTLVGYAFVWPTEEEVWAQELICAPSLIQSWFATLQQRYGKTICRATGLQFPNLQPLGCMLRYDGVQPADGYINLMLN; encoded by the coding sequence TTGCGCCAGAATCAAGAATTAACCATTCGTTTTGCAAATGACGGGGATACGCCTGCTGTTATCGCGCTGTGGGAGCAATGTTTTCCGGGTGAAGCCGCGTTCCAGAACTACTTTTTTTCTAGGCTTTATCGACCAAAATGCAATCTTCTGCTTTTGCGAGAAGGTGTGCTATGCGCCATGGCACAGATGCTGCCATACACCCTGCAAAATGGTTCGATTGCCGAAGAAGTAACCTATATTTATGGGGCTTGTACCCATCCTGCGCATCGGCGGCAGCATCTGATGGACCGGTTGCTCCATGAGTCGTTTGCCATCGATCGTGCCAATGGCAGGGCTGCTTCCATCCTTATCCCACAGGAAGAGTGGTTGTTTGGGTTTTATGCGCAATTTGGATACCAAACGGCGTTTCCTATCTCCTCCATGACTATACAGGAAAAAGTAACTGCTCCCGCATTGTCTGTACGTCCGGTGCAGGCTGCGGATTTTTCTGCAATGGATTGTCTGTACCATCGCTTTCTGGGACCTGGTCCATATTTGCGTCGTTCGGAAGCGGAATGGGACAAACAACTATCCCTTTTCCAGAATACCGGCGGGGAAGTCCTGTGCGCCTATGAGGCGGATACTTTGGTCGGGTATGCCTTTGTTTGGCCAACCGAAGAAGAGGTGTGGGCGCAAGAGCTCATTTGTGCGCCATCGCTCATACAATCCTGGTTTGCCACCCTGCAACAGCGCTATGGAAAGACCATATGCCGGGCAACCGGCCTGCAATTCCCGAATCTGCAACCGCTGGGCTGTATGCTTCGATATGATGGAGTTCAGCCAGCGGATGGATATATAAACTTGATGCTTAACTAA